From one Phycodurus eques isolate BA_2022a chromosome 19, UOR_Pequ_1.1, whole genome shotgun sequence genomic stretch:
- the dlgap5 gene encoding disks large-associated protein 5 isoform X3: protein MDSRFSYLRHRDNSVTMLRIKMSRRLSQNQKENRERVVDARRPLDNLQEHEMLCQDDSTLTKTSPMKAITNVEENSAKDKAIEEKVKQLARWKERKALEKEKQKQARERKGVFKTGLYRPKDTVFMIHPVPASSTNANETKINAAPSQSGRVTRSMKQQQQQQQPQSQQPLKTHNPNTAAKKGPSGTQRATRGASTRSANRLFTAASTVKKQPADKSPDQRITRSRAIVFPLPQPSASGKNSTADNNLDFHQAAPEASISPWLKERDNVEPVEESRCLKEENIAGDTGLAEKPSSFAPEGFVFQAPAGLKAFNSAPLSPRSADLFLAPRSASPCSTRSCVHFPAAEILSDERQTEPSESPCRSAPPLTAASPIPSSPLESKHDVPYFRSEMANETDRLTSLCGQWETKVDDESVPEEMRGCIRTTVGQARLLMRERFKQFSSLVDDCELCRGEKITTCTDLQGFWDMVYFQVDDVHRKFGDLKEAEERGWVEVHNPPPRQRKAVKKPAAGPAKPAVTKAAANSRLAAAKAAMRAQKRAAEAEKAAKDAGDAMEHEHSSSSQVAKRQSDVVVFDGGFFRVESPAKTPASGWVRRSSRLGAAAAPQASPCANDATPRRVIRRSLALGQTSGTPVQSNCTLTPLGRATNHTSRCSPRPSRRETDPSLCFSPLVDATPGGTQLKEPARAKFEHLTLQKEVLHTVTTAPPPLTSQSPQAQTAEASLFLFTPNPKDKIRPSACPSDLMYFTPPP, encoded by the exons ATGGATTCCCGATTTTCCTACTTGCGCCATCGGGACAACAGTGTGACCATGCTGAGGATCAAAATGTCCCGCAGACTGAGTCAGAACCAGAAGGAGAATCGAGAGCGGGTTGTGGATGCACGAAGACCGCTGGACAATCTCCAGGAGCACGAAATGTTATGTCAGGATGACTCGACTCTGACCAAGACATCACCAATGAAAGCTATAACAAATGTCGAGGAAAATTCTGCAAAAG ACAAGGCCATAGAAGAGAAAGTCAAACAGCTTGCACGTTGGAAAGAGAGAAAGGCCCTTGAGAAAGAGAAGCAAAAGCAAGCGAGGGAACGGAAGGGAGTGTTTAAGACTGGCCTGTATCGTCCTAAAGACACTGTTTTCATGATTCATCCGGTACCGGCTTCCTCGACCAACGCAAATGAA ACCAAAATAAACGCAGCTCCATCACAGAGCGGCAGAGTCACCCGTTCAatgaaacaacaacagcagcagcagcagccgcaATCGCAG CAGCCTCTGAAGACGCACAATCCAAATACGGCAGCTAAGAAAG GTCCATCTGGTACTCAGAGAGCAACCAGGGGAGCTTCGACTAGATCAGCCAACAGGCTTTTTACAGCAGCTTCCACAGTGAAAAAACAACCAGCCGACAAATCTCCTG ATCAGAGAATAACAAGGAGCAGAGCCATTGTTTTCCCTTTGCCGCAACCCTCTGCAAGTGGAAAGAACTCCACAG CCGACAACAACCTCGACTTCCATCAAGCTGCGCCCGAGGCAAgcatttct CCTTGGTTAAAGGAGCGGGACAATGTGGAGCCAGTGGAGGAATCTCGCTGCCTCAAAGAGGAAAATATAGCAGGGGACACAGGACTCGCTGAGAAGCCCTCTTCATTCGCTCCTGAGGGCTTTGTGTTCCAAGCTCCCGCTGGCTTGAAGGCCTTTAATTCTGCACCCCTCAGTCCTCGCTCAGCAGATCTATTTCTTGCCCCGAGGTCTGCGTCGCCGTGCTCGACACGCTCATGCGTCCATTTCCCTGCTGCCGAAATACTCAGTGATGAACGTCAGACTGAGCCAAGTGAATCTCCTTGCCGCTCTGCTCCTCCTCTTACGGCGGCTTCTCCGATCCCAAGCAGCCCCCTCGAATCAAAGCATGATGTGCCGTACTTTAG GTCAGAGATGGCCAATGAGACAGACCGACTGACATCTCTGTGTGGTCAGTGGGAGACTAAAGTGGATGATGAGTCAGTCCCTGAAGAAA TGAGAGGCTGCATCCGTACAACCGTGGGCCAGGCCAGGCTGCTCATGAGGGAGCGTTTCAAACAGTTCAGCAGCCTGGTGGACGACTGTGAGTTGTGCCGAGGGGAGAAGATCACCACCTGTACCGACTTGCAGGGCTTTTGGGACATGGTTTATTTCCAG GTAGATGATGTACATAGGAAGTTTGGTGACCTCAAAGAAGCAGAGGAACGAGGCTGGGTGGAGGTACACAACCCGCCGCCACGGCAGAGGAAAGCAGTCAAG AAACCGGCAGCAGGTCCTGCCAAGCCAGCAGTAACCAAGGCGGCGGCCAACTCTCGCCTAGCTGCGGCGAAAGCGGCCATGAGAGCCCAAAAGCGGGCGGCCGAGGCAGAGAAGGCCGCAAAGGATGCAGGCGACGCGATGGAACACGAGCACAGCTCGTCCTCTCAAGTAGCAAAACGCCAGTCTGATGTTGTGGTCTTTGATGGAGGCTTCTTCCGTGTGGAGAGCCCAGCCAAGACACCAG CCTCAGGGTGGGTGAGAAGATCCAGCCGACTGGGTGCTGCCGCGGCTCCACAGGCCTCCCCCTGCGCCAACGATGCCACGCCAAGAAGAGTTATTCGTCGCTCCCTTGCATTGGGACAGACCTCCGGCACGCCAGTTCAGTCCAACTGCACGCTCACGCCCCTGGGCCGTGCCACCAACCATACCTCCAGATGTTCGCCTCGGCCCTCCCGAAGAGAAACCGACCCATCTCTTTGTTTCAGCCCTCTCGTGGATGCGACTCCAGGCGGCACCCAACTGAAAGAGCCCGCCCGTGCGAAATTTGAGCATCTGACTCTGCAGAAAGAAG TTTTGCACACTGTCACCACAGCACCTCCCCCGTTAACTTCCCAGTCACCACAG GCCCAGACAGCTGAAGCGTCCTTGTTTCTCTTCACTCCAAACCCCAAGGACAAGATACGGCCATCTGCATGCCCGAGTGACCTGATGTACTTCACTCCGCCACCCTAA